Part of the Zygotorulaspora mrakii chromosome 2, complete sequence genome, CAAATCTTCTCAACATTAGAACGAAATTGCATTGTATGTTGGACCATGGAGTAAATGTTATCATTATCGTTCCCGTTGAAGAATTCTTGCAGAGCAGCTACATGCTTCCTATAATCGTCAGATATGGTGCTCTTACTGCCTGATTCAAAGGAAATAATTAATTGACCTAGTTTCGTAGTGTAGTTCTTTGTTAAATGATCCATATAATCGATCTTTTTGTGCAGTTCGTCGCGAATCATTGCACGAggtaaattcaaaaaaaaatatgccCAGCTGACAGATTTTTTAGGAAGGCCCACAAACCTAAAATCATGtaccatcatcatcttaTTCCACTTTGGTTTGACATCTTCCAAGAAATTGTGGCccaatatttttaatttctCAGCAGAGTATTCGCTGGAAGCATCAATGGCTTTGAGCTTTTTAAAGCTATAGTTCAGttgtcttgaaaaaatagcAATTTTATTTGGTAACGTCTGTACAAAATATAATGTTGACCATAATTTGGAGTCTGATACCCTTTTATAGTATCTGGCCGATTCATAGGCCTCTGGTAAAAATGACACACACTCGCTCTTTAAAGTGTAGTAGCATAGCAATAAAGTATACTGGTAGATAGCATTTGTGACCAGATTTATTAGACCATCTTGATGTTCAATAAATTGCTCTCTTGGTAAATCGGATAAGAGATCTAATACGGTAGCATAATCCACCTCGACAACTTTCGATGAGTGTGACCGGAGAGAGGCATGGATCTTCGCAACGATCAATTTAATTTTCTGCAATTTCTCCTGTAAACTTTGCaaatcctcttcttcatccttaTTATGTTGTTTCGGTGATAGCGAAAGCGATAACTGCTGTAGAGAGAGTTCTAAATATTCATCAATCCTTTCTAAGTACTGCTGAATGAAAGGGTCGGTAACCATTGTTCAAATAGACACAAATGTGTTTAATCTTGACCCCAATGTGCGATGCTTCCTTTCAAAGGAATGATAGCTTCTTACCGTTTTTCATCCAGCATCAAGAAACTTGATAatcaataattgaaaacggaccaaaaaaatacatATAGACAAACCGAAGTCCGAAAACTGTAAAGTTTTAAATGTTCGGAGTTGAGTAATTACTTGCACAAAAATACAGGAGATTTCAACAGAATGGT contains:
- the NCA2 gene encoding Nca2p (similar to Saccharomyces cerevisiae NCA2 (YPR155C); ancestral locus Anc_3.502); translated protein: MVTDPFIQQYLERIDEYLELSLQQLSLSLSPKQHNKDEEEDLQSLQEKLQKIKLIVAKIHASLRSHSSKVVEVDYATVLDLLSDLPREQFIEHQDGLINLVTNAIYQYTLLLCYYTLKSECVSFLPEAYESARYYKRVSDSKLWSTLYFVQTLPNKIAIFSRQLNYSFKKLKAIDASSEYSAEKLKILGHNFLEDVKPKWNKMMMVHDFRFVGLPKKSVSWAYFFLNLPRAMIRDELHKKIDYMDHLTKNYTTKLGQLIISFESGSKSTISDDYRKHVAALQEFFNGNDNDNIYSMVQHTMQFRSNVEKICDTKPSIATRYWPCALLVLTYGPSSIISIWQSRFKILHFLQENVVDFAMGLIYNWIYIPLKNVWATVRHDDDSSIAMMSAGTLDSEINSLTRMIVSFVKEKSNSNIDVDTLVQQIEHGDLTDFMEIYENQLEKPIKNIVTGGLIRSLLIQVQKTKVEGSLALNGIDKMLQSQQLVFGVVAVSPALLILYVTTTCVYRLIKVGNFWSNIEECKQNLGACLNNVERLLNYDESAKKDTVDNCLAQGLLTIEISSIARYGSLLVPRSRLNEWYRDVEEISDSQLSNSSRINVVNRIYHVYGRFF